From a single Sander vitreus isolate 19-12246 chromosome 4, sanVit1, whole genome shotgun sequence genomic region:
- the LOC144516711 gene encoding EEF1A lysine methyltransferase 3-like, whose amino-acid sequence MYLPNMTCAGDEDDPFPVDDCLFAETFSQDTIYTLVGQELKIRQVFGANLGVAAPVWEAALHLCRYFEEQSVEFRGKRIIELGAGTGVVGILAARLGAIVTLTDLPLALPQLHVNISANIPSSGWPTSLPTVLPLSWGEDHMNFSSDWDLVLCADIIYLPETYPLLVETLAHLCKNGAVVYLSSKMRKEHKTPGFYEECLPSRFNVELVHYDGNQNINIYRASLRKEQ is encoded by the exons ATGTATTTACCAAACATGACTTGTGCAGGAGATGAAGACGATCCGTTCCCTGTTGATGACTGTCTGTTTGCAGAAACATTTTCTCAAGACACCATATACACTTTAGTCGGCCAAGAGCTAAAGATAAGACAGGTGTTCGGTGCCAACCTCGGCGTGGCTGCCCCTGTATGGGAGGCT gcGCTACACTTGTGTCGTTACTTCGAGGAGCAGTCGGTGGAGTTCAGAGGAAAGCGCATCATAGAGCTGGGAGCAGGGACTGGTGTGGTTGGTATTTTGGCAGCACGCCTcg GTGCAATCGTGACCCTCACAGACCTTCCTTTGGCTCTCCCCCAACTTCATGTTAACATCTCTGCTAACATACCATCCAGTGGTTGGCCTACCAGCCTTCCCACCGTTCTCCCTCTGTCCTGGGGTGAGGACCACATGAACTTCTCTTCTGACTGGGATCTGGTGCTCTGTGCAGATATAATTTACCTCCCAGAgacttacccactgctagtggAGACACTAGCCCATTTGTGCAAGAACGGAGCTGTGGTATATCTCTCATCCAAAATGCGAAAAGAGCATAAGACTCCAGGTTTCTATGAGGAATGTCTGCCAAGCAGATTTAATGTAGAGCTTGTTCACTATGATGGCAATCAAAACATTAACATCTACAGGGCATCTTTGAGGAAAGAGCAGTGA